One genomic segment of Nonomuraea coxensis DSM 45129 includes these proteins:
- a CDS encoding PP2C family serine/threonine-protein phosphatase — MTAPDVRAADAGEGACPVCGTPVYEGYAYCEKCGHTLGSPTCASCGAAAVDAEGYCERCGLRQPTGRDHAEIVLEGGAAAVTDRGLRRGRNEDALALLAAGRSTVTVVCDGVGSSPRADEASAVAVEAASAALIRGLSHEEAFELAGRAVTKLATSVHDAPACTYVAAVVRDGRISLAWAGDTRAYWLPEAGQDGVLLTADDAIETGEITAWLGADAEDVRPHVRLFEPQGPGLLLVCSDGLWRYLDGRPLPVPGDPRELARELLRHALDSGGQDNITIALIPLGDSRE, encoded by the coding sequence GTGACGGCCCCGGACGTCCGCGCGGCGGACGCCGGGGAGGGGGCCTGCCCCGTCTGCGGCACCCCCGTGTACGAGGGCTACGCCTACTGCGAGAAGTGCGGCCACACCCTGGGCTCGCCGACGTGCGCGTCCTGCGGGGCGGCCGCCGTGGACGCCGAGGGCTACTGCGAGCGGTGCGGGCTGCGCCAGCCCACCGGCCGCGACCACGCCGAGATCGTCCTGGAGGGCGGCGCGGCGGCGGTCACGGACCGGGGCCTGCGGCGCGGCAGGAACGAGGACGCGCTCGCGCTGCTCGCCGCCGGCCGGTCCACGGTGACCGTGGTCTGCGACGGCGTCGGCAGCTCCCCCAGGGCCGACGAGGCGTCCGCGGTGGCCGTCGAGGCGGCGAGCGCGGCGCTGATCAGGGGACTGTCGCACGAGGAGGCGTTCGAGCTGGCCGGGCGGGCGGTCACGAAGCTCGCGACGTCCGTGCACGACGCGCCCGCCTGCACGTACGTCGCCGCCGTGGTCAGGGACGGCCGGATCAGCCTCGCCTGGGCGGGCGACACGCGGGCGTACTGGCTGCCGGAGGCGGGCCAGGACGGGGTCCTGCTGACCGCCGACGACGCGATCGAGACCGGCGAGATCACCGCCTGGCTCGGCGCGGACGCCGAGGACGTCCGCCCGCACGTGCGCCTGTTCGAGCCGCAGGGACCCGGCCTGCTGCTGGTCTGCAGCGACGGCCTGTGGCGCTATCTGGACGGCCGCCCGCTCCCCGTCCCCGGCGATCCGCGGGAACTGGCCCGCGAGCTGCTCCGGCACGCCCTGGACTCCGGCGGCCAGGACAACATCACGATCGCCCTGATCCCCCTAGGAGACTCCCGTGAGTGA
- a CDS encoding serine/threonine-protein kinase encodes MTRCVQPGCTGTIEEGYCDLCGNAASAAPPAPSSVSLSPPTQPSSPVTNPVSRSVSGPASSGRSRAGVLATLADLPSVPYRDPAAAVMADPEVPEEKRHCANPDCGKPVGRSRSGRPGLTDGFCPHCRTPYSFAPKLGKDDLVAGQYRVLGCLAHGGLGWIYLASDENLDGRWVVLKGLLNTNDAEALAAAEAERRFLTTVDHPNIVKIFNFQRSAGLGYIVMEYVGGQSLHELRRQGPLPLREVLMYGREILHAFGYLHENGMVYCDLKPANVIRVGRQLKLIDLGAVQPIGSPPGTSWATAGYHAPELETHAASVASDLYTVARTLAVLAVPGFSPVQNGKAAPLPQDCGHPSFTRLLRRATADDPADRFQSAWEMEEQLVGVLREVCAQEDGVPYPHPSTLFGPERGAVGTALAEGGGAVLAPLDPVAVAAELPVPLADPADPAAGALAGLLGLDGRELVDQLAAMPRTPETKLMRARLLAEEGAAEAPVVLDQLAAELPGDWRVTWFRGVLALATGKPDTAASAFDTCLSLLPGEPAPKLALAFALECAGRHAAPWYDTVWRTDHAYVSAAFGLARTGRLSALDEVPATSSYRVAAQVALAVSAARRPDPAAIVPGELVTAADRLTRLTDLDGRRRDLLTAELLHGGLAWLASNAPPPGLRLAEAAFTESGLRRRLESIYRRLAVAAPSRQERHALIDQANAVRPRTWL; translated from the coding sequence ATGACCCGCTGCGTGCAGCCCGGCTGCACCGGGACCATCGAAGAGGGCTACTGCGACCTGTGCGGCAACGCGGCGAGCGCCGCGCCCCCCGCCCCTTCCTCGGTCTCCCTCTCGCCGCCCACCCAGCCCTCCTCCCCCGTCACCAACCCGGTGAGCCGCTCCGTGTCGGGGCCGGCCAGCAGCGGGCGGTCGCGGGCGGGGGTGCTGGCCACGCTGGCCGACCTGCCGTCGGTGCCGTACCGCGATCCGGCCGCCGCCGTCATGGCCGACCCGGAGGTGCCGGAGGAGAAGCGCCACTGCGCCAACCCCGACTGCGGCAAGCCCGTCGGCCGCTCCAGGAGCGGGCGTCCCGGACTGACCGACGGGTTCTGCCCGCACTGCCGCACGCCGTACTCGTTCGCGCCGAAGCTGGGCAAGGACGACCTGGTGGCGGGCCAGTACCGGGTGCTGGGCTGCCTGGCGCACGGCGGCCTCGGCTGGATCTACCTGGCCTCCGACGAGAACCTGGACGGCCGCTGGGTGGTGCTCAAGGGCCTGCTCAACACCAACGACGCCGAGGCGCTGGCCGCCGCCGAGGCCGAGCGGCGCTTCCTCACCACGGTCGACCACCCCAACATCGTCAAGATCTTCAACTTCCAGCGCTCGGCCGGGCTCGGCTACATCGTCATGGAGTACGTCGGCGGCCAGTCGCTGCACGAGCTGCGCCGCCAGGGCCCGCTGCCGCTGCGCGAGGTCCTCATGTACGGCAGGGAGATCCTGCACGCCTTCGGCTACCTGCACGAGAACGGCATGGTCTACTGCGACCTCAAGCCGGCGAACGTGATCCGGGTCGGCCGCCAGCTCAAGCTCATCGACCTCGGCGCGGTGCAGCCCATCGGCTCCCCGCCGGGCACCTCGTGGGCCACGGCCGGCTACCACGCCCCCGAGCTGGAGACGCACGCCGCGTCGGTGGCCTCCGACCTCTACACGGTGGCGCGGACCCTCGCCGTGCTGGCGGTCCCCGGGTTCAGCCCGGTGCAGAACGGCAAGGCCGCGCCGCTGCCGCAGGACTGCGGGCACCCGTCGTTCACCCGGCTGCTGCGCCGGGCCACCGCCGACGACCCGGCCGACCGGTTCCAGAGCGCCTGGGAGATGGAGGAGCAGCTCGTCGGGGTGCTGCGCGAGGTGTGCGCGCAGGAGGACGGGGTGCCGTACCCGCATCCCTCGACGCTGTTCGGGCCGGAGCGGGGTGCGGTGGGCACGGCGCTGGCGGAGGGCGGCGGGGCGGTGCTGGCGCCGCTCGACCCGGTGGCCGTCGCCGCCGAGCTGCCGGTGCCGCTGGCGGACCCGGCGGACCCGGCGGCCGGCGCGCTGGCCGGGCTGCTCGGCCTCGACGGCAGGGAGCTCGTCGACCAGCTCGCCGCGATGCCGCGCACGCCCGAGACCAAGCTGATGCGGGCCAGGCTGCTCGCCGAGGAGGGCGCCGCCGAGGCGCCGGTGGTGCTCGACCAGCTCGCGGCCGAGCTGCCCGGCGACTGGCGGGTCACCTGGTTCCGCGGCGTGCTGGCCCTGGCGACGGGGAAGCCCGACACGGCCGCGTCGGCGTTCGACACGTGCCTGTCGCTGCTGCCGGGCGAGCCGGCGCCCAAGCTGGCGCTCGCGTTCGCGCTGGAGTGCGCGGGCAGGCACGCCGCCCCCTGGTACGACACCGTCTGGCGCACCGACCACGCCTACGTGAGCGCCGCGTTCGGCCTGGCGAGGACGGGCCGGCTGAGCGCGCTGGACGAGGTGCCGGCCACGTCGAGCTACCGGGTCGCGGCGCAGGTGGCGCTGGCCGTCTCGGCGGCGCGCCGGCCTGACCCGGCCGCGATCGTCCCTGGCGAGCTGGTCACCGCGGCCGACCGGCTGACGCGCCTCACCGACCTCGACGGGCGCCGCCGCGACCTGCTCACCGCCGAGCTGCTGCACGGCGGCCTGGCCTGGCTGGCGTCCAACGCGCCGCCGCCGGGCCTGCGGCTGGCGGAGGCCGCGTTCACCGAGTCCGGGCTGCGCAGGCGGCTGGAGTCGATCTACCGGCGGCTGGCCGTGGCCGCGCCCAGCCGCCAGGAGCGGCACGCCCTCATCGACCAGGCCAACGCCGTGCGCCCCCGGACCTGGCTGTGA
- a CDS encoding amylo-alpha-1,6-glucosidase, whose protein sequence is MEARPAVDDAALGREAMAVLDANWTGSGTVPAPGLYPHQWSWDSAFVVIGLARRRPDRARDELLSLLRGQWATGMVPHIVFHTREAYFPGPSLWRSQDNEAAPSVLTSGLTAPPLHGLALWWLYRHTGDSDFVRAAYPALVAQHDYLASARDLGGAGLAAIVHPWESGMDDSPAWDQPLHNLPAIHYGYRGVELAERHPDSDHDRYVWLAMRYRDAGYSAGYLRDEHPFAVEDPMFNGIWLASCQALAELAPLAHADPAPHLEQAGRIRRALLDRLWDGGFYARDLRAGRLIPVATVGGFGPLLDPELPAEQVRGAVELLESARFMGATGYPVPSCEIRAGQFDRTRYWRGPSWVNTNWLLRRAAAVHSLDHLAQQLTNGTLRLVRQAGFRECFDPFDGSGRGCRDFSWSAALTLDLLADTVEA, encoded by the coding sequence ATGGAGGCGCGGCCCGCGGTCGACGATGCCGCGCTCGGGCGCGAGGCCATGGCCGTGCTCGACGCGAACTGGACGGGCTCCGGCACCGTGCCCGCCCCAGGGCTCTATCCCCACCAGTGGAGCTGGGACTCCGCGTTCGTCGTCATCGGTCTGGCCCGGCGCCGGCCGGACCGGGCCCGCGACGAGCTGCTGAGCCTGCTGCGCGGGCAGTGGGCGACCGGCATGGTGCCGCACATCGTCTTCCACACCCGCGAGGCGTACTTCCCCGGGCCGTCGCTCTGGCGCTCCCAGGACAACGAGGCCGCCCCGTCCGTCCTCACCTCCGGGCTCACCGCGCCGCCGCTGCACGGGCTCGCCCTGTGGTGGCTCTACCGGCACACCGGCGACAGCGACTTCGTCAGGGCGGCATACCCGGCGCTGGTGGCCCAGCACGACTACCTCGCCTCGGCCCGCGACCTCGGCGGCGCCGGGCTCGCCGCCATCGTCCACCCCTGGGAGTCGGGCATGGACGACAGCCCCGCCTGGGACCAGCCGCTGCACAACCTGCCCGCCATCCACTACGGCTACCGCGGCGTCGAGCTGGCCGAACGCCACCCCGACAGCGACCACGACCGCTACGTCTGGCTCGCCATGCGCTACCGGGACGCCGGCTACAGCGCCGGCTACCTGCGCGACGAGCACCCCTTCGCGGTCGAGGACCCCATGTTCAACGGCATCTGGCTGGCCTCCTGCCAGGCCCTGGCCGAGCTCGCCCCGCTCGCGCACGCCGACCCCGCACCCCACCTCGAACAGGCCGGACGCATCAGGCGCGCCCTGCTCGACCGGCTCTGGGACGGCGGCTTCTACGCCCGCGACCTGCGGGCCGGACGGCTCATCCCGGTGGCCACCGTGGGCGGGTTCGGACCGCTGCTCGACCCCGAACTGCCCGCCGAGCAGGTGCGCGGAGCCGTCGAGCTGCTGGAGTCGGCCAGGTTCATGGGCGCGACCGGCTACCCCGTGCCGAGCTGCGAGATCCGCGCCGGCCAGTTCGACCGCACCCGCTACTGGCGCGGCCCCTCCTGGGTCAACACCAACTGGCTGCTGCGCAGGGCCGCGGCCGTGCACTCGCTCGACCACCTCGCCCAGCAGCTCACCAACGGCACCCTCCGGCTCGTCCGGCAGGCCGGCTTCCGCGAGTGCTTCGACCCCTTCGACGGCAGCGGGCGCGGCTGCCGCGACTTCTCCTGGAGCGCGGCGCTCACCCTCGACCTGCTCGCCGATACCGTAGAGGCATGA
- a CDS encoding nitric oxide synthase oxygenase, producing the protein MRTWIRSFSPFDASRAHAWLGRTADPREAERFIRLHHAENPGAGGPEARLRDVAREIARTGTYTHTADELVFGARVAWRNSSRCIGRLYWRSLRVRDRRDVSSAEGVALECVAHLREATGGGRIRPTVTVLAPDGPARPGPRIVNDQLIRYAAYRSRDGRVTGDPRNLSLTDLARSLGWRGSAGGRFDVLPVIVQPGLGDPLLCHLPGDAVLEVPLAHPDYGWFAELGLRWHAVPAISDMCLEIGGVCYPCAPFNGWYMGTEIGARNLADHDRYDLLGTVAARLGLDTSTERSLWRDHALVELNVAVLHSFERAGVTMTDHHTESRRFLTHLEKEEKAGRVCPADWSWIVPPMSGSATPVFHRYYDTSVLTPSFVHHR; encoded by the coding sequence GTGCGTACCTGGATCAGGTCCTTCAGTCCCTTCGACGCCTCCCGCGCCCACGCCTGGCTGGGGCGCACCGCCGACCCGCGTGAGGCGGAACGTTTCATCAGGCTCCACCACGCCGAGAACCCCGGGGCGGGCGGCCCGGAGGCGCGCCTGCGCGACGTGGCGCGGGAGATCGCCCGTACGGGCACCTACACCCACACCGCCGACGAGCTGGTGTTCGGCGCCCGCGTGGCGTGGCGCAACAGCAGCCGCTGCATCGGCCGCCTCTACTGGCGCTCCCTCCGCGTACGCGACCGCAGGGACGTCTCGTCCGCCGAGGGGGTGGCCCTCGAATGCGTCGCCCACCTGCGGGAGGCCACGGGCGGCGGCCGGATCAGGCCCACGGTGACGGTCCTCGCGCCCGACGGCCCGGCCCGTCCGGGGCCGCGGATCGTCAACGACCAGCTCATCCGCTACGCCGCCTACCGGTCCCGCGACGGTCGTGTCACCGGCGACCCGCGCAACCTCTCGCTCACCGACCTGGCCAGGAGTCTCGGCTGGCGGGGGAGCGCCGGCGGCAGGTTCGACGTGCTGCCGGTGATCGTCCAGCCGGGGCTCGGCGATCCGCTGCTCTGCCATCTTCCGGGGGACGCCGTGCTGGAGGTGCCTCTGGCGCATCCCGACTACGGATGGTTCGCCGAGCTGGGGCTGCGCTGGCACGCCGTGCCCGCGATCTCGGACATGTGCCTGGAGATCGGCGGCGTCTGTTATCCGTGCGCGCCGTTCAACGGCTGGTACATGGGCACCGAGATCGGCGCGCGCAACCTCGCCGACCACGACCGCTACGACCTGCTCGGGACCGTCGCGGCCCGGCTCGGCCTGGACACCTCGACCGAACGCTCGCTCTGGCGCGACCACGCGCTGGTGGAGCTGAACGTGGCGGTGCTGCACTCGTTCGAGCGGGCGGGGGTGACGATGACCGACCACCACACCGAGTCCCGGCGTTTCCTCACCCATCTGGAGAAGGAGGAGAAGGCCGGGCGGGTGTGCCCGGCCGACTGGTCGTGGATCGTGCCGCCGATGTCGGGCAGCGCCACGCCCGTCTTCCACCGCTACTACGACACCAGCGTCCTCACGCCGTCCTTCGTCCACCACCGCTAG
- a CDS encoding enoyl-CoA hydratase-related protein produces the protein MSELVLSAVDQGVLTLTFNRPETLNAWTDAMGRRYFDLLEEAERDPAVRAVVVTGAGKGFCSGADFKTLSAIQTGAYDEKPDPRPNTFPTSIAKPVIAAVNGACAGLGMVHALVCDLVFTAEDAKWTTAFPRRGLVAEYGLSWVLPRIMGQQRAMDVLLSGRVFTGREAYELGLVNRAVPGDGVVAAAQEYARDLAAHSSPASMSVIKRQVWRDWDVSLEESAKTATKEMLASFGRPDFAEGVASFLERRPPNFPSL, from the coding sequence ATGTCGGAACTCGTGCTCTCAGCCGTCGACCAGGGCGTGCTCACCCTCACCTTCAACCGTCCGGAGACGCTCAACGCCTGGACGGACGCCATGGGCCGGCGCTACTTCGACCTGCTGGAGGAGGCCGAGCGGGATCCCGCCGTGCGGGCCGTGGTGGTCACCGGGGCGGGCAAGGGCTTCTGCTCCGGGGCGGACTTCAAGACCCTCAGCGCCATCCAGACCGGCGCGTACGACGAGAAGCCGGACCCGCGGCCCAACACCTTCCCCACGAGCATCGCCAAGCCGGTCATCGCCGCCGTCAACGGGGCCTGCGCCGGGCTCGGCATGGTGCACGCGCTCGTGTGCGACCTGGTCTTCACCGCCGAGGACGCCAAGTGGACGACCGCGTTCCCGCGCCGTGGCCTGGTCGCCGAGTACGGCCTGTCGTGGGTGCTGCCGCGGATCATGGGCCAGCAGCGGGCGATGGACGTGCTGTTGTCGGGGCGGGTGTTCACCGGGCGGGAGGCGTACGAGCTGGGGCTGGTCAACCGGGCGGTGCCGGGGGACGGCGTGGTCGCCGCGGCCCAGGAGTACGCGCGCGACCTCGCCGCCCACAGCTCGCCCGCGTCGATGTCGGTGATCAAGCGCCAGGTGTGGCGGGACTGGGACGTCTCGCTGGAGGAGTCGGCGAAGACGGCGACGAAGGAGATGCTCGCCTCCTTCGGCCGGCCGGACTTCGCCGAGGGCGTGGCGAGCTTCCTCGAACGCCGTCCCCCCAACTTCCCGTCCCTCTGA
- the galK gene encoding galactokinase, translating into MRVVEAFRAAFGADPEVVWRAPGRVNLIGEHTDYNDGFVLPFAVPWGVTAAVTPRADRTVRLLSLQSPGEPVTLAAHEAAKGWTRYVVGVLAMLGDRVAGADIAIDGDVPQGAGLSSSAALEVSVAAALNDLHQLGMTPMELALLGQKAENDFVGMPCGIMDQAASALCEEGRALFLDCRSLASRTIPLDLAAHGLSILIIDTQVHHEHAGGEYAKRRAECESAARRLGVPALRDVTDLAGALERLSGAERKRTMHVVTENHRVEALIGLLRAGAVTEIGALLNASHLSLRDQYEVSSPELDLAVEAALRGGARGARMTGGGFGGSAIALVADDRLQSVQDSVSAAYAERGFQAPRFLPATPARGAHRLA; encoded by the coding sequence ATGCGCGTTGTTGAAGCTTTCCGCGCCGCTTTCGGTGCGGACCCCGAGGTCGTCTGGCGCGCGCCGGGCCGGGTCAACCTGATCGGCGAGCACACCGACTACAACGACGGCTTCGTGCTGCCGTTCGCGGTGCCCTGGGGCGTGACCGCCGCCGTCACCCCGCGCGCCGACCGGACCGTCCGCCTCCTCTCCCTCCAGTCGCCCGGCGAGCCGGTCACGCTCGCCGCCCACGAGGCGGCCAAGGGCTGGACCCGCTACGTCGTCGGCGTCCTCGCGATGCTCGGCGACCGCGTGGCGGGCGCCGACATCGCGATCGACGGCGACGTCCCGCAGGGCGCCGGGCTCAGCTCCAGTGCCGCCCTGGAGGTCTCCGTCGCCGCCGCGCTCAACGACCTGCACCAGCTCGGCATGACGCCCATGGAGCTCGCCCTGCTCGGACAGAAGGCCGAGAACGACTTCGTCGGCATGCCCTGCGGGATCATGGACCAGGCCGCGTCGGCGCTGTGCGAGGAGGGGCGCGCCCTGTTCCTCGACTGCCGCTCGCTCGCCTCCCGCACGATCCCGCTCGACCTCGCCGCGCACGGGCTGAGCATCCTCATCATCGACACCCAGGTGCACCACGAGCACGCCGGCGGCGAGTACGCCAAGCGGCGCGCCGAGTGCGAGTCGGCCGCCCGCAGGCTCGGCGTGCCCGCGCTGCGCGACGTCACCGACCTGGCCGGCGCCCTGGAGCGGCTGTCCGGGGCCGAACGCAAGCGCACCATGCACGTCGTCACCGAGAACCACCGCGTCGAGGCGCTGATCGGCCTGCTGCGGGCGGGCGCCGTCACCGAGATCGGCGCCCTGCTCAACGCCTCCCACCTGTCGCTGCGCGACCAGTACGAGGTGTCCTCCCCCGAGCTTGACCTCGCCGTGGAGGCCGCGCTCAGGGGCGGCGCGCGGGGCGCCAGGATGACCGGCGGCGGCTTCGGCGGCTCCGCCATCGCGCTGGTCGCCGACGACCGGCTCCAGTCCGTCCAGGACTCCGTCTCGGCCGCCTACGCCGAGCGCGGCTTCCAGGCGCCGCGCTTCCTGCCGGCCACCCCGGCACGCGGCGCCCACCGCCTGGCCTGA
- a CDS encoding 1-aminocyclopropane-1-carboxylate deaminase/D-cysteine desulfhydrase, translated as MEELLDPGLGRVRVFLMRDDNKPRKLRYNLGHRRILAFGGAWSNLIAAVAEAGRRHGIETIGVIRGEEHLPLNPVLARARECGMTLTYLDRAAYRRKHTEEVQAALRARFGEDVAILPEGGSNAAAVRGCAELPAEIGVPYDVVCCPVGTGGTLAGIAAGLPEGKRALGFAVLKGAGFLEGEVARLQREAYGRTWSNWSIDLDHHFGGYARTTPELTEFAARHGVERVYVAKMLLGVVDLARRGVFAPGTRVVAVVTSPPDDPGAQPSTPVAACAAPTGFDSGEPR; from the coding sequence ATGGAGGAGCTCCTGGATCCAGGGCTCGGGCGGGTCCGGGTGTTCCTGATGCGCGACGACAACAAACCGCGCAAGCTGCGATACAACCTGGGCCACCGCAGGATCCTCGCCTTCGGCGGCGCCTGGTCCAACCTGATCGCGGCGGTGGCCGAGGCCGGGCGCCGGCACGGCATCGAGACGATCGGGGTCATCAGGGGCGAGGAGCACCTGCCGCTCAACCCGGTGCTCGCCCGCGCCCGGGAGTGCGGCATGACCCTCACCTACCTCGACCGGGCCGCCTACCGGCGCAAGCACACCGAGGAGGTCCAGGCGGCGCTGCGCGCCCGGTTCGGCGAGGACGTCGCCATCCTGCCCGAGGGCGGCAGCAACGCGGCGGCCGTGCGCGGCTGCGCCGAGCTGCCGGCCGAGATCGGCGTCCCGTACGACGTCGTGTGCTGCCCCGTCGGCACCGGCGGCACGCTGGCCGGCATCGCGGCCGGGCTGCCCGAGGGCAAGCGGGCGCTCGGGTTCGCCGTGCTGAAAGGCGCCGGGTTCCTGGAGGGGGAGGTGGCCAGGCTGCAGCGGGAGGCGTACGGGCGGACGTGGTCCAACTGGTCGATCGACCTCGACCACCACTTCGGCGGCTACGCGCGCACCACCCCCGAGCTGACGGAGTTCGCCGCCCGGCACGGCGTCGAGCGCGTCTACGTCGCCAAGATGCTCCTCGGCGTCGTCGACCTGGCCCGGCGGGGCGTCTTCGCGCCGGGCACCCGCGTCGTCGCCGTGGTCACCAGCCCGCCGGACGACCCCGGCGCTCAGCCCTCGACGCCGGTCGCGGCGTGCGCCGCGCCGACCGGCTTCGACTCGGGCGAGCCGCGCTGA
- a CDS encoding DUF6766 family protein, whose translation MKWIKENGLSLAFLVMFLLALAGQAVAGTLDLNDRQRAMGDQPLSVWEYVTTSTFAVDVAENWQSEYLQFFLYTALTIWLVQRGSTESKAVGDAGAESDEEQRVGAHAAPDSPRWARARGLRLWVFSNSLGLVMGLIFLLSWGAQSVAGQAAYNTQRLADLRDPVSWGSYVTSPEFWNRSLQNWQSELLAVLSMVVLSIYLRQRGSPESKPVGAAHAATGVEG comes from the coding sequence GTGAAGTGGATCAAGGAGAACGGCCTGTCCCTGGCCTTCCTGGTGATGTTCCTGCTGGCCCTCGCCGGCCAGGCGGTCGCCGGGACGCTCGACCTCAACGACCGGCAGCGCGCCATGGGCGACCAGCCTCTCTCCGTCTGGGAGTACGTGACCACCTCCACCTTCGCGGTCGACGTGGCCGAGAACTGGCAGTCCGAGTACCTGCAGTTCTTCCTCTACACCGCGCTGACCATCTGGCTGGTGCAGAGGGGCTCGACCGAGTCGAAGGCCGTCGGGGACGCCGGCGCCGAGTCCGACGAGGAGCAGCGGGTCGGCGCGCACGCCGCGCCCGACTCGCCGCGCTGGGCGCGGGCGCGGGGGCTGCGGCTGTGGGTGTTCAGCAACTCCCTCGGCCTGGTGATGGGCCTGATCTTCCTGCTGTCGTGGGGCGCCCAGTCCGTCGCCGGGCAGGCCGCCTACAACACCCAGCGCCTGGCGGACCTGCGCGACCCGGTGTCCTGGGGCTCGTACGTCACCTCGCCCGAGTTCTGGAACCGCAGCCTGCAGAACTGGCAGTCGGAACTGCTGGCGGTGCTGTCGATGGTGGTGCTGTCGATCTACCTGCGTCAGCGCGGCTCGCCCGAGTCGAAGCCGGTCGGCGCGGCGCACGCCGCGACCGGCGTCGAGGGCTGA
- a CDS encoding TetR/AcrR family transcriptional regulator: protein MAKAGRPPQDPARQLERAHRILDAAAELILRWGYDKTTIDDVARRAGVAKGTIYLHWRTRDQLFAALLRRERVHLFAGVRAGAPATLPELFGGIVRESLSRPLLRAILLGDDEVLGKLTRMKRTSGTGLELGAPLDAYIARLIELGAVRAEPGDHLTVVSSITYGFVALPDLLPESARLPGERIAELVTDTVERALCTGRPLAEAERRAVAEATADILDAMEEVARRRLAASLGNEERE from the coding sequence ATGGCCAAGGCCGGACGACCGCCGCAGGACCCGGCGCGCCAGCTCGAACGCGCGCACCGCATCCTCGACGCCGCCGCCGAGCTGATCCTGCGCTGGGGCTACGACAAGACCACGATCGACGACGTGGCCCGCCGCGCCGGCGTCGCCAAGGGCACGATCTACCTGCACTGGAGGACGCGCGACCAGCTCTTCGCCGCGCTGCTGCGCCGCGAGCGGGTCCACCTGTTCGCCGGCGTCAGGGCGGGCGCCCCGGCGACGCTGCCCGAGCTGTTCGGCGGCATCGTCCGCGAGTCGCTGAGCCGCCCGCTGCTGCGCGCGATCCTGCTCGGCGACGACGAGGTGCTGGGCAAGCTCACGCGCATGAAGCGGACCAGCGGCACCGGCCTGGAGCTGGGCGCGCCCCTCGACGCCTACATCGCCCGGCTGATCGAGCTCGGCGCGGTGCGGGCGGAGCCGGGCGACCACCTGACGGTGGTCAGCTCCATCACGTACGGCTTCGTCGCCCTGCCGGACCTGCTGCCCGAGAGCGCGAGGCTGCCCGGCGAGCGGATCGCCGAGCTGGTGACCGACACCGTGGAGCGGGCCCTGTGCACCGGCCGCCCCCTGGCGGAGGCGGAGCGGCGGGCCGTGGCCGAGGCGACCGCGGACATCCTGGACGCCATGGAGGAGGTCGCCCGCCGCCGGCTGGCGGCCTCGCTCGGGAACGAGGAGCGTGAGTGA